One part of the Homo sapiens chromosome 19, GRCh38.p14 Primary Assembly genome encodes these proteins:
- the RLN3 gene encoding relaxin-3 preproprotein, with the protein MARYMLLLLLAVWVLTGELWPGAEARAAPYGVRLCGREFIRAVIFTCGGSRWRRSDILAHEAMGDTFPDADADEDSLAGELDEAMGSSEWLALTKSPQAFYRGRPSWQGTPGVLRGSRDVLAGLSSSCCKWGCSKSEISSLC; encoded by the exons ATGGCCAGGTacatgctgctgctgctcctggcgGTATGGGTGCTGACCGGGGAGCTGTGGCCGGGAGCTGAGGCCCGGGCAGCGCCTTACGGGGTCAGGCTTTGCGGCCGAGAATTCATCCGAGCAGTCATCTTCACCTGCGGGGGCTCCCGGTGGAGACGATCAGACATCCTGGCCCACGAGGCTATGG GAGATACCTTCCCGGATGCAGATGCTGATGAAGACAGTCTGGCAGGCGAGCTGGATGAGGCCATGGGGTCCAGCGAGTGGCTGGCCCTGACCAAGTCACCCCAGGCCTTTTACAGGGGGCGACCCAGCTGGCAAGGAACCCCTGGGGTTCTTCGGGGCAGCCGAGATGTCCTGGCTGGCCTTTCCAGCAGCTGCTGCAAGTGGGGGTGTAGCAAAAGTGAAATCAGTAGCCTTTGCTAG
- the RLN3 gene encoding relaxin-3 precursor has translation MARYMLLLLLAVWVLTGELWPGAEARAAPYGVRLCGREFIRAVIFTCGGSRWRRSDILAHEAMEKNIEAPRSKFTCSRLEKLDSCSVSPAPKCTRSSINKERYLPGCRC, from the exons ATGGCCAGGTacatgctgctgctgctcctggcgGTATGGGTGCTGACCGGGGAGCTGTGGCCGGGAGCTGAGGCCCGGGCAGCGCCTTACGGGGTCAGGCTTTGCGGCCGAGAATTCATCCGAGCAGTCATCTTCACCTGCGGGGGCTCCCGGTGGAGACGATCAGACATCCTGGCCCACGAGGCTATGG AAAAGAACATTGAGGCTCCAAGAAGTAAATTTACTTGCTCACGATTAGAGAAGCTGGATTCATGCTCAGTCAGCCCAGCTCCCAAATGTACCAGGTCCTCAATTAATAAAGa GAGATACCTTCCCGGATGCAGATGCTGA